Part of the Falco biarmicus isolate bFalBia1 chromosome 4, bFalBia1.pri, whole genome shotgun sequence genome, TCCTCATCGGTAAGAGCGAGTGGGAAGCAGAGGCGATGCTGGGGGGTGGGAGCGCTGGGAatggtctgtgctgggaggtGCTGGTAGCCGTGCCTGCACCCTGCTCTGCTGTACGTGGCTGCAGTCCTGGGCTGGTGCCCAAGCATGGGCAAGTGAGAGGAGCCATCCCACAGAGCCCGGTCCTGGCCTGGCTCACCCCAGCATCACGGGTCCTGCACAGATTCCCAAATGCAGGGTGTAGGTCGAGCGGCGTGCACGTGGCGGGGTGTGGTGCCATCAGCCCCCCTGCCTTGTAGCAGAGCAGTGGAAGGGCTAGGCGGGTTTGGGGCTAGAAGCTGTGCTGGGTCACAGGTCTAGAGGAGGCTCCCAGCCAAGCTGTGCCACCTCCACTCTCCCCGAGCCTCTGAGGACGCAGGGGAGTCCTGCCAGGGTACCCCTGGCAGTGGCACCCCCTCTGACCCCGCAGATGGGGAGCTGTATTCTGGCACCTCCAGTGACTTCATGGGCAGCAGCGCTGCCTTCTTCCGGACCTGGGTCCATGGGGCGGAGCAGAGCTACATTCGGACGGAGCAGAACCAGGACCACTGGCTACACGGTAAGAGCAGGggagctgtggggtgcagggggctctcctgcctgctggggagaggctggggcCAGCACTGAGTCCAGAGCTCAGTGGTCTGGCCCCCTTTTCCTCTCTGGGGGCAAGCACTGATGAAGCAGCTAGTGGGACCTGTGCCCCAGCATGTACTCTGCAGCCTGAGCACCAGGAATGGGCCTTCTGAGCTGCAGGGGCTCCCTGGCACACCCTGCGTACCCTCAGCATCTCACACTGCTCCTGAGGGCTTTCAAGGACCATACAATAGGGTCAGATCAGGGCACAGGGACACATTGTGCCGCTTcttccccctgcagagccagcgTTCGTTGGTGCCTACGCCATCCCTGACACCTACAACCCCCATGATGACAAGGTCTACATCTTCTTCCGCGAAACAGCCATGGAAGCTGGGCAGTGGGAGAGGCGGCACATCCATGCCAGGGTGGCCCGGGTCTGCAAGGTCAGTCACCAAAGGCCAGTATGCCATGGCTGGGTGTCCCACCGGGTGGGCTTTTACCTCCTCTGGGCCAAGGGGCACCCCAAGCAGGAGCCAACAGCAGGATGTGAAGGTGTCACCGCACACATACCATGGAGCAgagggctcagggctggggctgtcctGCTGTGGGGATGGAGGAGTGTGCCTCGGTGGGGGAGGGTTGGACTGAGCCTGGCTCTTGGTGCCTGGCAGAATGATGTCGGAGGGAAGCGCAGCCTCATTAACCGCTGGAGCACATTCCTCAAGGCTCGCCTGGTGTGCTCCATCCCCGGGCCCCAGGGCACCGAGACCCACTTTGACCAGCTCGGTAAGTGCACAGCCCAGTCTGCAGCCAGGAGCAACACTGCTCTGCCATGGCTGCTCCTTCCAGTCCACCCCAGGGAGGTGGGTGTGGGACTGAGGATGCCTGCCTGCATCCCCTGACTGGTACTCCAGCTCTTGGGTGCCTGACCTCCACCCCTCTGTTTACAGAGGATGTTTTCCTCCTGCGCACCCGGGACCCTCAGAATCCCCTCGTCTTTGGACTCTTTACGGTCTCCAGGTGAGCAGGGCTCTGGTTAGGGCAATCCAGCCCGTCCAGCCCCTCACTAGTGCTGCTCCACGAGGAGCCCTGGTGGGGGAACAGGGCAGGACCAGCACCCAGCTGGCAGAGGAAGGCCACTGGCCAGCGcgctgctttccctgctgctggttCACCAGCCCATCTGCCTAACAGCCAGTGGTTCCCCAGGCTGGACTGGTTGTGCCAGAGGGATTCCTGTCACCCCCTGGGTGCTGCGCacagctctggggctggcaggggacagcGTGGGCTCAGGGGCATGGGCGTGCACACATCTGGTCCCCATGGAGCAGCATGGATGCTGACAGCCCTGTGCTCCCCCGCAGCGGTGTCTTCAGTGGCTCTGCCGTCTGTGTCTACTCCATGGCTGCTGTGAGAGCTGCCTTCAGTGGCCCCTTTGCACATAAGGAGGGATTCGACTACCGCTGGGTAGAATACAAGGGCCGCGTCCCCTATCCCCGTCCTGGCACGGTAAGGGACTGGGAAGTGGGGTGCGAGGGAGTGGGATGACCTGGCCGGGCCTGGCCCTCATGCAGTCCCTGCATTGCCACGCAGTGCCCCAGTGAGACGTACGACCCGCTCCTGCAGTCCACCAAGGATTTCCCTGACGAGGTGATCAGCTTCATGCGCACCCACCAGCTGATGTGGGAGCCTGTGTACCCGCAGGGCCGCCAGCCTGTACTGGTGAGGGCTAACGTGCCCTACCGGCTGCGGCGGCTGCTGGTGCACCGGCTGGAGATGGAGAGCCAGCACTACGACGTGCTCTTCCTCGGCACAGGTGGGAACTCACCCCAGCTCTGTGGACGCTGTCACCATGGGGCAGCTTGCATGGCACACCGGTCCTGCTGGCTCAGGTGGCTCCTGGCCCTGACAGCTCCTTCTCCCGCTGCATTCACAGATGAAGGTAAAGTCCTGAAGGTGGGGCTGGCCGGTGGGATAAGCCGTGGCCCCGAGGTGATCAGCCTGGAGGAGATCAGCGTCACTAAGGTACTGGAGGCCAGGGCTGGACCGCAGTGGCTGGACCATGCAGTCTCCCCTCACCCTGTAGTATCCTCCCTGCGAGCTCCTGCAGCAAGTCACTGGCCTCTGTCAGGGAGGTCCctcacctccctgctgctgcctcccacctgCCCTGGCCGGGCAATGCTGTTGGCATGAAGGGGAGCCAGGGGGACTGGAGCCATGTCATCTCCCAGCTCCCCATCCAGTCCCTAGGGGGGATGGGGGTAGTACACAGGAGCCTGAACTAGAATGGGAGGGCTGAGCCCAAGTCTGAAAGCACGTCTGCTGAGCAGGGCCAGCCCAGGCTGCTTGGATGGAGCAGGTGGAGCTGGAACCAGGGACCTGAATCGGGACCCTGGCATCTTGTGACCCTCGGGGTCCCAGCCCCACTAGCAGGCTGGGGCACCCAGGAGGGACCAACATGGCTGCAGcaccctctccttcccctccaggTGCCTTCTCCCATCCTGGACATGAAATTATCACCGAAGCGGGTGAGTCCTCCCTCCTGTTTCTTCCTAAAGCAGCTAAGGGACAGGGCACAGGGggcagctggccccagcccctctcctcagGTCCCTTGGCCCCAGGGCTTGCACATTTAGGGAACGGGATCCTGCCAGGGCAGTGTAGGGGGGACAGGCTCTGCCCCGCACTCCCCCTGTCTCCCAGTGCCCCCACCCCAGGACAGGGCAGCTCTGTGTCCTGGCTCTCCCCAGCCTCCGGCCGTGGGTGCTGACCGCCGCTGTTTGCccaagcagcaggagctgtttgTGAGCAGCACCCACGGACTGCTCCAGCTCGCCCTGTACCGCTGCGAGCTCTACGGCAAAACCTGCACCGactgctgcctggccagggaCCCCTACTGCACCTGGGACAGCAAGAGCTGCGCCCCACACCTGCTCACTGAGAAGAGGTGAGTGTCCACCCGGGCCAGCCCAGCTGTCTCACTGCAAAGGGATgatggagcagggaaaggaaagctgCCAGCCCTGGAGCTTCATCTGTCAGACCACCCCCACCgccaccctgcctgcctgtcccccagccctcccggtcccccttctccctggctgctctgccACGGAGGGGTCCCAGAGCGCAGGACAGACgccaccccacagccctgtCTGCTCTCCCCCAGGCGTGCCCGCTGCCAGGACGTGCTGAAGTCTGACCCGCTCAGCCAGTGCCAGGACACCACAGAGGGTGagcgccagccccagcccctccgaGCAGCCCCGGTGCTGGTGGCCAGCTCTGCTCGGGGGCCAGCAATGCCCAGCAGGGCACACGGCATGGTGCTGGGAAACCAGTGCCCACCAGCACCGTCCACCGCAGACCCTGTGCCACCCACCATGTGCTGGATGCTCCatgctgccctccctccccacctgtCACTCAGCTCAGCTCCCACGCAGGGTACTCACCCCTTCCCCTGTCCCATGCCCTGTGCAGGGACCGCTGCTGTGGAGAAGCTGGTTTTTGGGGTGGAGAAGAACTCAACCTTCCTCGAGTGCCTGACACGCTCCCCACAGACAACCGTCAGGTGGCTGGTGCGGCACGGCGAGGAGACAGGCCTGAGCGAGGTACATGGGACAGGGTGGTGGGGACGAGGCACAGGGGTGGCTTGGTACCCAGGGGACTGACTCATGGTGCTCTGCCTTTGCCTAGGTCAGGAACAACGGACACTTCTCGGTGCTGGAGCAAGGGCTGCTGATCCGGCAGCTGGCGAGGGAGGATGCGGGCACCTACGAGTGCCAGGCGGTGGAGCGCTCCTTCTCCCGGCCCCTCACCCGATACAGCCTCCGCATCATCAGGCACGAGGCCATGGAGGTGCCACCTTACAAACGGAGCAAGGGGGCTGAGCTAGGAGGGACCCACCAGAGCCCCCGGCCCCGGACTGACCTGCACCCAGGTTACAAGGGCTTCTCGCGGGCCCTGGGAGCGCCAGGCACCAGCCTGGATATCTACTGCAATGCCCTGCGGCACCAGGAAAGGCAGCGGCAGAAAGCCTGGCACCCGAAGTGGCAGCACCCGTCCCCAGACAGCAAGAACGGCCGGGTGCGgaggcacccccagcccctgtgagggggcagggggggccgGGGCCACCCGCAGCTCTCACAGAGACCCTTCGAGTCTCTCCAGGGCCCTTCTCGCACGTGGGCAGCTCCGAGGAACCTCTTGGCTTCCCATGTGGAAACGCGCCACTGTTACTACCTCAAACCCTGCCTGTCCCCGGTCCCCACTGCCTCACCGTGTGCCCCACAGGGCACGCCGGGGGCAGGGCACGCAGCCTGCGCCCGCTCTCCGAGACTTCGAGCTATTTACACCCTGCAGAATATTTATTCTCCTTGTTTTCCCCTGGCCCTTAATGACGATTGTTATCAGCAGCGATGATCAGTGCGGAGGACAGAGAAGGGAAACGGCCAGCTCTGACAAAGGGCTCCCTGACACCCGGCAGCGTCCAGCCCTGCCATGGGCGCCCGTGGCTCCTCGCCGCGGCCCGCGTGTGCCCCGGTGGGTGCTCGCCCAGGTGGCTGCAGAGGTGCCCCCAGAGCCCAAACACCGGCGGAGGCAGCggggcacagctgctggctgagccTGGGCTCCGGCTCTGTGGCACCTGGGGTTTGCAGAGGTGCCcatgcccagcccagctctgatCCACTTCAAACCACAccacttttttaaattttgacatttattttacaaaaaaaaaaaaaagagagagaaacaacaGGCAGTTATACCAACttacaatttattattttttaaaaaaatgacatgaaacacaagtaaaaataaatacatcataTAAACAACATTGTTCAAAGTCTCTGTTCTGGGAGATCAGGCGAGCACATCCCGTTTGACAGAGAGAAGAGGGAAGCACATGATCATGCGCGGGGCCAACCGACCAACCCACCCTGCTAGTAATACTCCTCTTTCCAACCACAAAAAGACAGGCCACAAACTAAGGTGgtagtaaaaaagaaaagagaaataaaaacccccaacaaccaacccccaaaccaacagaAAACCTAAAACGAGACTCAGTGATGGATTCCTCCAGGCTGCCGTGGATCTGCAGAGACTCCAGCTCCGAGCCGGGTGCCACCAGGGTGGGAGCCCAAAGGCAGCCGCGGGCGGCAGGGTGGCGCAGGGGTGCTCGGGCAGGCGGTGCAGGTCGCTCTCCTGCACTCACATCGTCGTCCCTTCAAAGGGAGCGCTTGCCCTCAGTTTCAAGGAGCCATCACCTCACTGTAATCTAGCTGGACTATATTCCCCTTTTAACCTttgcccgcccccccccactCTCCAGTCCTTCCAGGACTGGATTAACAAAATTCATCCCAGAGTGGCGAGAAACACCAGTTGTGAAGGTATTTGGTGTAGTTGTCCCTGTTGGCCTGGAAACCACCCACAAACCAACAGCGATTCTCTTGCATTCAGCCATTTACTGACATCATTAAGCCAAAATACACATTATTTCTTGAGAAGCCCCTGTGGAAATCCCATCCTTTGTGTGCTGGGATATTTGCTTTGTGAGTACCTGCACCCACCCCACAAACCTCCCAGGCACCGCGGGAGGCCAACGTGCAGCGgaccctgcccagcacaggccaGGCTGTagcccccaccctgcagcccccccacaACCCCCAAGCACCgtgccggggggtgggggtgggtaaCAAAACCGCTGTGactggggcacagggcagccaAGCCCCCGCTGTGCCCCCGGCACTACATCCAGCAGTGGCACCCGGCCCTCACCCGGCTCTGCCTGCCACCGAAGGGCAGGGTGAGGGCTGGGTGCCAGCGCGGAGGGCAGCTGGGCACCAGCACAGAGGGCAGCTGGGCACCAGCGAGGCCCCTGGGCTCTGTCCTGGCCTCAGGGCTGCTCAGAAATGTTCCTTAGtgtcccagcaccccagcagggTGTCCTGCGCTGCTGTCCTCGGTGTCACCCGCAGCCCTGCTGCgaaccagcagctgcttctctccGGTCATTTGGAGACAGAAattcagcagcaaaagaaaaatttaaccCATGCAGGGAAAGCCCCTGTTCCAGGCTCAGGGAAACCGAGACAGGACCCTCGGCAGCAGAACCACGTGttgaagaggagaaaagcctggggagggcagctgggggggagagggagccCCATGGGGGAACTTCAGGGCTCAGGAGAGATCCCCCCACTCAGAAAGGCCCTGGATCACCCACACGCCCTCGTGCCCCCATGGGGTGGCAGAAACCCTTCCCACAGCCCTGTGGGAGAGCAGgtgcctccagctgccctggagcagccccagccgctGCCAGTGCCCACGGGAGCCCTGCGGTGACCACCCCCAGCCAAGGCTCTGATGGGGCCCAGGGGACCCGGCCCCTCATTAcggggctgctcagggctggtaTGGGGCAGAGGCGCCGTGCCCAGCGCTCAGGGAGGGCGGCTGGGGCTCCACGCAGGCGCTGCCTATGCTGGGGCCCCGTGCTGTGGCTGCCCGGAGCCATGGACATCGGTCAGCGAGAAGAAGCCCCTCGCAGCAGGTGGTGTCTGGGGGTGCACCACGGGAGGGTGGTGAGGGGTCTCCGAGCTGCTACCGCTACACCGGAGCCAGGAGAGCCTTCACACCATGCCCTGGTGCCAGGAGGTTATCGGCCAGCCCGCGGCACGAAGCAAGCGCCCTGCCACAGCCAAGCACCGTCACCTCCAGCCCCTGCGGCCACAGGGCTCAGGCTACGCCGGGAACCCCGGGAGGACAtcaggcagcagcatggggaTGCGCCAGGGCCTGCTCAGGAAGCCCCGGGTGCTCGCCTGGAGAGGCAAGgagcagagaaaacagcacGCAGCCACCGGCACCACAGCCAGAGCCGCAGTGCTGACTGCCCCCAGCCAAATCTTCATGCCTTGtcccagcacagagccacagcAAAGCCCCGTTCAGAGAGGACTGGGGAGGATCCCTCAGATGAATCCCACTACCCTGACCACCACCAGTGAGGCCcggggctgtggcagggctcTGGTGAGGGTCTGCTCGTGCTCTGGCCTCCCACACACGCCCACAGGTCTCAACACTTGCTACTCTCGACAAGGAAGGCCCTTGCGCCTAGGTCCATTCCCCAAATCCACCGGAAAACTGACAGCCTCACAGGGATGCAACGGACATCTGGGCAAGCTCGTCATACAATCAGTGTCACAGGGTTGTGCATGAGGTGGacacacagagcacaggagGGCATGACTCACAGATGCAGCACTGTCAAGTCTTTGGAGAAACTTGCATGAACACCATCAGTTAATTTGCTTTGTTACTTTTGTGGGggggtttgatttttatttccatggtGCATCCAAAGACAAGTTGTCCAGCAGTTTGCTCAGAACCCCTCGGTTTTCAACTCCTAGGATATGTTAAAGAAGAAAGCACTATtttaatgtttggtttttttaaaaaataattaaaataatttgcatagcTAAACTGTTGATCTAAGGCTTCTATGAATGGTGTGGTTATGTTTGACAGACAATGTCCATTAAACAGAGAAAGACACTAGGAAAGCcccataacattttttttattatgtttttgtaacacacacgtgcacacaccccctccccccctctcTCTCAGGAAGGGAGTCCCCATCTTCCAGCACCCCTTTGACTGAGGATGTCAGGACATCCTGCCCTTTCTGCCCTTTCCTACACCTCGTTGGTCCTACTAAACACCAGTGACTGCAGCTTCCATGGCCTGAGGGGTCCCCTACAAGCTACCACTGCTCCAAGGTCCCAGCCATGCTCCAGGGACATCCCACATGGGCGAGCATATCTCCTGCCTGGCGACACCCAGATGTGACACAGAGGTTCCTGAATTTCAAGTCTCGGTCCTACCGCGTTCACACACAGAGTCACACACGCCAAGTCCAGCTGCGCTGGGTCGCCCAGCCTCCGCTCAGGAGCCCCGGCACCGCGGCAAGCAACCAGCACGTTCGCCGTCGGGGCCAGGGCTCTGCACGCctgtggcacagcagggctgggctgagcacCACTCCCTGCGTGGGGAAAGGTGCTTCCCCCAACTCCGCACACCTCACAGCCTTGCTCCTCACTGGGAATGAGCACAGGAGGCTTCTACGTGTACTCCTCCACCTGCCCCAACATAAGAGGACTCCATCCTCCCTCCGGCTGCTGCAGAACACCCGGAGCAGCTCCCCCCTGCTCTGGCACAAACCCTCCATGGGCCACATCCAGCCAACACAACATAGGTCAGCTACAGGCAACCTCTGTAGCTGGCCCTGCTTCTAGGCTATGCTTCGGTCAACCAGCTGCTTCTCTCCACACAGACAACCCAACAAGCAACCGTCGCATGATGGAGgccagcattttatttcttttaatatggaaattaatttaaaagtagaaagaaaGAGTCCCCCAAACAATAAATATTATGCCttcatgaaataaattaatgtagAGATACTGTGCAGGGGGAAGTTGCTCCAATCACAGATTCAACAGCAACCGGCACTGGGTCCAGtgtcccctctccccaccttcTCCACTGCCTGGCGCTgttcagaagcagcagtgagCCCACCTACCCCTGGACCTGGTGGGCCACGGTGGGGTGAGACGTGGCCTTCACACAGCCTGGCAGAGCCATGGAGCTGGGGAGTCACCAGGATTCCCCTCCGACAGCCCCTGAGATGGCCAGGATTGCTCCACTCATCTGGCACACAGAGCTCTTGGCACCACAGGACCAACCTACCTTGCACAGGACCCTCCAGAAGGGCCCAGGGGAGGACAGAACCCTCCAGAAGGGCCCGGGGAGGCCCCTGCCAGAGCCCTGccctcctctctgcagcaggagcctgcCTGGAGCCCTCACACTGCTTTCATGTAAATTTGAAGAGGATGACAAATCGtttgtggggtgttttgtttcttttttttttttttttttttgtttttaacatcaATCCCCCCCCATCCCAACATACACGACATAgaagccccccctccccccaactCCCTCCCCATTAAAAACACTTTGTCCCCAACCTCTGTGGGAGTCACCCCCTGGCCCACACCTCCCAGAGCGAGAGAAGTTCACAGATAAGGCAGTTCATGTGAGAGGGAGCTCGACCCTGCCAGTAGTCAAGCCTGTGCCTCCAGGCCTGAGGACAAGGACGCGCAACACCGAGCCTCCCCCTTCCAGACAAGACAGAGaacagagacagacagacagacggAGTGTGGGAGGGAGGCACTCCTACGGTTTGCattgctgctgccctcctcccccGGCTCTCGCTCCCCCAGCCCTTGCAGGTCCACTCTGCACCCCCTCCCATCTCCCAGCCCCCAATACCATTCAGATCCTTGACAGctaaaaaccaacaaaacaaaacaaaaagaacaaaacaacccccacaCCACACCCTTTGCATCCTTCTCCACCCGCTGCCGTGGCCCAGAGGGGAAATCCTGACTCCCAAAAAGGTCCTGCAACTTTTTTCTCCTGGCGGAGCTGAGactgagcaggagctgggccCATTATTTCCCTGTGATCTCTATAACATCGTCGTCTTTGTCCTCGTCATTAGAGCTGCATCCCACCTCTGGGAC contains:
- the LOC130147460 gene encoding semaphorin-3D-like isoform X1; its protein translation is MKGCPRLPPGSSRLPPAPPACPRLRVPRGCREQGAGGSWAGRGGRSTAETPRAPGLAGGKGIISALDNGAVRVSCPFPTAEHQNACAPPPQPAPRCAPLPAPAAAGQQPGMEAACPAPSPRLQSSRLLLASGNGLDFQALLVDEDRAWLMVGAKNHIFLLHLDHPSREPEKIFWPASREQVEHCQLAGKNVETECANFIRLLQPFNRSHVFACGTGSYQPVCAFIQLGARGKGPGAPPMWLVTHSLESGRGRCPYSPHEPFTGLLIDGELYSGTSSDFMGSSAAFFRTWVHGAEQSYIRTEQNQDHWLHEPAFVGAYAIPDTYNPHDDKVYIFFRETAMEAGQWERRHIHARVARVCKNDVGGKRSLINRWSTFLKARLVCSIPGPQGTETHFDQLEDVFLLRTRDPQNPLVFGLFTVSSGVFSGSAVCVYSMAAVRAAFSGPFAHKEGFDYRWVEYKGRVPYPRPGTCPSETYDPLLQSTKDFPDEVISFMRTHQLMWEPVYPQGRQPVLVRANVPYRLRRLLVHRLEMESQHYDVLFLGTDEGKVLKVGLAGGISRGPEVISLEEISVTKVPSPILDMKLSPKRQELFVSSTHGLLQLALYRCELYGKTCTDCCLARDPYCTWDSKSCAPHLLTEKRRARCQDVLKSDPLSQCQDTTEGTAAVEKLVFGVEKNSTFLECLTRSPQTTVRWLVRHGEETGLSEVRNNGHFSVLEQGLLIRQLAREDAGTYECQAVERSFSRPLTRYSLRIIRHEAMEVPPYKRSKGAELGGTHQSPRPRTDLHPGYKGFSRALGAPGTSLDIYCNALRHQERQRQKAWHPKWQHPSPDSKNGRVRRHPQPL
- the LOC130147460 gene encoding semaphorin-3D-like isoform X2, translated to MHALPRHSLPLAALLCLLLQQPGSSQAWKQHAPRLRLAYKDLLKSNSSRLLLASGNGLDFQALLVDEDRAWLMVGAKNHIFLLHLDHPSREPEKIFWPASREQVEHCQLAGKNVETECANFIRLLQPFNRSHVFACGTGSYQPVCAFIQLGARGKGPGAPPMWLVTHSLESGRGRCPYSPHEPFTGLLIDGELYSGTSSDFMGSSAAFFRTWVHGAEQSYIRTEQNQDHWLHEPAFVGAYAIPDTYNPHDDKVYIFFRETAMEAGQWERRHIHARVARVCKNDVGGKRSLINRWSTFLKARLVCSIPGPQGTETHFDQLEDVFLLRTRDPQNPLVFGLFTVSSGVFSGSAVCVYSMAAVRAAFSGPFAHKEGFDYRWVEYKGRVPYPRPGTCPSETYDPLLQSTKDFPDEVISFMRTHQLMWEPVYPQGRQPVLVRANVPYRLRRLLVHRLEMESQHYDVLFLGTDEGKVLKVGLAGGISRGPEVISLEEISVTKVPSPILDMKLSPKRQELFVSSTHGLLQLALYRCELYGKTCTDCCLARDPYCTWDSKSCAPHLLTEKRRARCQDVLKSDPLSQCQDTTEGTAAVEKLVFGVEKNSTFLECLTRSPQTTVRWLVRHGEETGLSEVRNNGHFSVLEQGLLIRQLAREDAGTYECQAVERSFSRPLTRYSLRIIRHEAMEVPPYKRSKGAELGGTHQSPRPRTDLHPGYKGFSRALGAPGTSLDIYCNALRHQERQRQKAWHPKWQHPSPDSKNGRVRRHPQPL
- the LOC130147460 gene encoding semaphorin-3D-like isoform X3, which gives rise to MTLDLLKSNSSRLLLASGNGLDFQALLVDEDRAWLMVGAKNHIFLLHLDHPSREPEKIFWPASREQVEHCQLAGKNVETECANFIRLLQPFNRSHVFACGTGSYQPVCAFIQLGARGKGPGAPPMWLVTHSLESGRGRCPYSPHEPFTGLLIDGELYSGTSSDFMGSSAAFFRTWVHGAEQSYIRTEQNQDHWLHEPAFVGAYAIPDTYNPHDDKVYIFFRETAMEAGQWERRHIHARVARVCKNDVGGKRSLINRWSTFLKARLVCSIPGPQGTETHFDQLEDVFLLRTRDPQNPLVFGLFTVSSGVFSGSAVCVYSMAAVRAAFSGPFAHKEGFDYRWVEYKGRVPYPRPGTCPSETYDPLLQSTKDFPDEVISFMRTHQLMWEPVYPQGRQPVLVRANVPYRLRRLLVHRLEMESQHYDVLFLGTDEGKVLKVGLAGGISRGPEVISLEEISVTKVPSPILDMKLSPKRQELFVSSTHGLLQLALYRCELYGKTCTDCCLARDPYCTWDSKSCAPHLLTEKRRARCQDVLKSDPLSQCQDTTEGTAAVEKLVFGVEKNSTFLECLTRSPQTTVRWLVRHGEETGLSEVRNNGHFSVLEQGLLIRQLAREDAGTYECQAVERSFSRPLTRYSLRIIRHEAMEVPPYKRSKGAELGGTHQSPRPRTDLHPGYKGFSRALGAPGTSLDIYCNALRHQERQRQKAWHPKWQHPSPDSKNGRVRRHPQPL